The genomic region CGCCACCCCTCCCGGGTGACCTATCCCCGGCCTTCGGCCGCCCCCTCCCTTGCAAACCCGCCCCGGCGCTTCGCGCCACCCCTCCCGCCGACGGGAAGGGTAATTTCAGAGCGTGTCATCGCAGGCGGCTTTCGTCAGAGGCAATCCTACAAACCCTTCCCGTCGCGGGAGGGGTGGCGCGAAGCGCGGGGGTGGGTTTGCAAGGGAGCGCGCGAAGCGCTGGGTGAGGGCCTCTTATCCCGCGATCCACGCCGCCGCCGAGCCCTGCGGCAGGTCGAATGCCTGCGCGACGGTTGGGAGGAACATCTTGCCGTCGGCGACACTCAGGCCGAGCGCGAGGCCGGCGTCGTCGCGTAGCGCTTGCTTCACGCCTTTGTTCGCAAGGGCGAGCAGGTAGGGGAAGGTTGCGTTAGTCAGCGCGTAGGTCGAAGAGGCGGGGACGGCGCCGGGGATGTTGGCGACGCCGTAGTGAATGACGTCGTCCACGGTGAAGACCGGGACGGCGTGGGTGGTGGGGTGCATCGATTCAATACAGCCGCCTTGATCGACCGCGACGTCCACGATGACCGAGCCGGGTTTCATGCGCTGCAAGTCGGCGACGGACACCAGGACCGGGGCCTTTTCGCCTTTGATCAGCACGGCGCCAATCACCACATCGGCCGTCGGCAGGATTTCGCGAATGTGCAGTGGGTTGGAGAAAAAGGTCGTCACATTCGCCGGCAGAACGTCGTCCAGGTAGCGCAGGCGCTCCAGATCGATATCCATGATCGTCACGTTCGCGCCCATGCCCGCCGCGATCTTCGCGGAGTTGATCCCCACCACGCCGCCGCCCAGAATTACCACATGGGCCGCCGGCACGCCCGGCACGCCGCCCAGCAGAATTCCCCGGCCGCCCTGAGGCTTCTCCAGATACTTCGCCGCTTCCTGCACCGCCATCTTGCCCGCGATCTCGGACATCGGAGTCAGCAGGGGCAGGGTATGGCGTTTATCCTCCACCGTCTCGTAGGCGATGCAGACGCCGCCGCGCTCCACCATCGCTTCGGAAAGCTCGCGTGATGCGGCGAAGTGATAGTACGTGAACAGCGTCTGACCGGGCTTGAAGAGCGGCCATTCCTGCGCCTGAGGCTCTTTCACCTTGACGACGATATCCGCGACGGCCCACACTTCCTCCGCCGTGGGAACCAGCGTCCCGCCGGCGGCGGCGTACTCGGAGTCCTGAATGCTGGTGCCAAGCCCCGCGCCCGCCTCCACGGTGACGGTATGGCCCGCGCGGACCAGGCTCTCCACGCCCGACGGAACGACGGCGACACGGTTTTCGTTATTCTTTATCTCGCGAACGACTCCGATATTCAATGACTTACCTTTCTGACACTCACGAACGAACATTCTGCCTTGCCGAGCTATTCTACATGCGCGATATATAAAAATTACTACAAGAAATGTCAAAAGTCAGTACGAAAAATGTCAGAGCGAATCCGGGGCGCCGTTTGTTCTCGGAGAAGGCTCTGAGAATTCCGTGAATTCACGATCTATAGATGGGTATAATGGCTCTGTCGACTGTTCTGGGAAGGACCATTCACCATCGCACGCCCACTCTCGCCGATAACCTATTTCCGGCGGAACCTGAATCGAACTTTGCCTCTCGGCTTCGTGATCATCCTGTCGGTGTTTTTGATCGCATCTGTTGTGACGATTGTCAACTCAATCGACTTGACTGTCTTGACGATCTACAATTACACACGCGTGTTCACCCCGATTATACCGCGCTCGGGGCATCTCCATGTGAGCGCTCCGATCCAGAAGCAAGTCCGCGCTTATCCAGAGACCGATCGGGTCATCGATAACAGCTCGTTCTTCTTCAATATCAATACGGTTTTCGGCCGCGTGCCGTTCGCCTGCTTCGGCGTTTCCGACGACGACCGGAATTACCTGATCGCGCGGGGGCACGACCGGCTGACCAGCGGCCGCCTGCCCATCGCCGGCGAGCCCGAGGCGATTATCTCCGAGGGGATCGCCCGGAACCGTAAGGTCAAACTCGGCGATGTGATCGCCAGTCCCACGGATACAGGGGCGCTTGTCAGCGTTCCGGAGCCGGTCCACGTCGTCGGGATCCTTTCGGGGCCGACCTGGTGCGCGTTTACGTCGAAGGAATTCACGGACAACGCGCTGCCGCTCGTGCCGCACTCGCTGCTGGTGACGACGCGCAGCGGAAATCAAAGCGATCAGGTCGCGTTCGGAGATAAGCTGTTTCGATCTCTGGACAAAGTGCAGACCCAGGTCTTTTCGTTCAACTCGCTGGTGAAGGATCTGCGAACATCTCTCGCCTCCATGTATATGATCATGGGGCTTGTGAACGGCATGGTGATCTTTGTCGTCGCGCTGATGGCCGGCATGCTGTCCAATATCTACTTCACGCAGCGGATCAGCGAGTTCGCCGTTCTCTCGGCGATCGGGCTGCGGCGCAGTATTCTGATCTGGCACGCCATCTCGGAAACGGCGATTTTGACCAGCATCGGCTGGATCCTCGGCGTCATCGTCAACTTCAGTATTCTGAGCGTGCTGCGCGGCAGCGTCTTTGAACCGCGCGGGATGCTGATCAACCCGGGCGATCTATTCGCGTATGCTTACACGCTGCCGATTCCGGTGTGCATCACGCTGTTCGCGGTGGCGACGATTACCTATCGCCTGTCCCGCCTGGACCCGGTGACGATTATTGAAAGGCGATGATCCGTTGACCGATTTGCTGACGACCGACAAAATTTCTCTGGTCTATACCGACGGCGAGCGAAACACTTATGCGCTTCGCGACGTTAGCATAGAGATACCTGACCGAAAGTTCATTGGGATTATGGGGCCTTCGGGCTCGGGCAAGTCCTCGCTGCTGTATATTTTGAGCGGATTGAAGCGTCCGACGGGCGGCGAGGTCCGATTGAAGGACTATGCATACGGCGGACGCCCGGATCGGGAACTGGTGGACCTGCGCCGCACGCGCTTCGGCTTCGTCTTCCAACAGCCCTACCTCCTGGTGTGGCAGACGGCGATGGAGAACGTGCTGATGGGCGCGCCGGAGCTTCATGAAGAAGCGCGGCGCAAGGCGCAGACCTATTTCGATCAGCTCGGCATTGCGCGACTGCAAAACAAACTGCCGTCTCAGCTCTCGGGAGGCGAGAAGCAGCGCGTCTGCGTCGCCCGCGCGATGATGAACGATCCGGAGATCATCTTCGCCGACGAGCCGACGGCGTCCCTGGACCACACTAACGGCCGTCTGGTAATCGATTTGCTCTCGGCCTATCGCGAGCGTGGAACGGTGATCGTCGTCACGCACGACCCCGAAATGCTGACCGGAGCGGACACGGTGCTGATGATGCGCGATGGCGAAAGCCAGGGCTGGGTGACCCCCGACCAGCTCGCGGAGGTTGGCGCCAAGAGCAAGACGATTTCTTTGGGTGAGCGTTGATGACCGAGTTGGAGCAGACACGATCCGTTGTTCAGCGGCCGGAGGACTTTGATGAGTTCTGGCGCGCGACGATGGCGGAACTCGACCGAACGCCGATCGCCTGGAAACGCACGCCTTCGAACCTGACCGCCGAAGGGTACACGGTAGAGACGCTGGAGTTTGCGTCGCTGGGCGGCGTCGCCGTTTATGGCTGGATCGCCGTTCCGGAAGATGCGGAGCGCCTATCGGCGCCTGGGTTTCTCTGGCTGCCGGGTTATTCGCACGGCAACCCGCCGCCGGGGCCGGAAAGCCTC from Capsulimonas corticalis harbors:
- a CDS encoding ABC transporter permease; protein product: MPLGFVIILSVFLIASVVTIVNSIDLTVLTIYNYTRVFTPIIPRSGHLHVSAPIQKQVRAYPETDRVIDNSSFFFNINTVFGRVPFACFGVSDDDRNYLIARGHDRLTSGRLPIAGEPEAIISEGIARNRKVKLGDVIASPTDTGALVSVPEPVHVVGILSGPTWCAFTSKEFTDNALPLVPHSLLVTTRSGNQSDQVAFGDKLFRSLDKVQTQVFSFNSLVKDLRTSLASMYMIMGLVNGMVIFVVALMAGMLSNIYFTQRISEFAVLSAIGLRRSILIWHAISETAILTSIGWILGVIVNFSILSVLRGSVFEPRGMLINPGDLFAYAYTLPIPVCITLFAVATITYRLSRLDPVTIIERR
- the ald gene encoding alanine dehydrogenase, whose product is MNIGVVREIKNNENRVAVVPSGVESLVRAGHTVTVEAGAGLGTSIQDSEYAAAGGTLVPTAEEVWAVADIVVKVKEPQAQEWPLFKPGQTLFTYYHFAASRELSEAMVERGGVCIAYETVEDKRHTLPLLTPMSEIAGKMAVQEAAKYLEKPQGGRGILLGGVPGVPAAHVVILGGGVVGINSAKIAAGMGANVTIMDIDLERLRYLDDVLPANVTTFFSNPLHIREILPTADVVIGAVLIKGEKAPVLVSVADLQRMKPGSVIVDVAVDQGGCIESMHPTTHAVPVFTVDDVIHYGVANIPGAVPASSTYALTNATFPYLLALANKGVKQALRDDAGLALGLSVADGKMFLPTVAQAFDLPQGSAAAWIAG
- a CDS encoding ABC transporter ATP-binding protein; this translates as MTDLLTTDKISLVYTDGERNTYALRDVSIEIPDRKFIGIMGPSGSGKSSLLYILSGLKRPTGGEVRLKDYAYGGRPDRELVDLRRTRFGFVFQQPYLLVWQTAMENVLMGAPELHEEARRKAQTYFDQLGIARLQNKLPSQLSGGEKQRVCVARAMMNDPEIIFADEPTASLDHTNGRLVIDLLSAYRERGTVIVVTHDPEMLTGADTVLMMRDGESQGWVTPDQLAEVGAKSKTISLGER